The following are encoded together in the Pedobacter steynii genome:
- a CDS encoding DUF5777 family beta-barrel protein, with amino-acid sequence MKIKTSKLFALSALLLFSAQTTFAQEELEKELAAPAADKEKVSATFKSTKLINGHTNETLYKNELDFKVDHRFGDIAGSNGGIRKFFGLDASTDVRIGFEYGLTDNLTIGLARAKGATAVQQLYEGSLKYRLLQQTTDNRIPFAVTLFGSNTIAAVAANKDDPASPIAYDGFKDRQNWVAQIILAKKFSPNLSFTLTPSYVHRNFTAFRDQNDMFAIGAGGRLKFSRRMALVVDYFLPFRNKSDKAYLEKVSATKFYNPLGVGLEMETGGHVFHLNFTNATGIQEMQYIPQTTSSWLKGQYRWGFSISRRFSFAH; translated from the coding sequence ATGAAGATAAAAACATCAAAATTATTCGCCCTTTCCGCCCTGTTATTGTTCAGTGCCCAAACCACATTTGCCCAGGAAGAACTGGAAAAAGAACTGGCAGCTCCGGCTGCCGATAAGGAAAAAGTAAGCGCTACCTTCAAATCTACCAAGCTGATCAACGGGCATACCAATGAAACGCTTTACAAGAACGAGCTCGATTTTAAGGTCGACCACCGATTTGGCGATATCGCAGGAAGCAACGGAGGAATCCGGAAGTTTTTCGGATTAGATGCCTCAACAGACGTGCGCATCGGATTTGAATATGGCCTTACCGATAACCTGACCATAGGCCTGGCCAGGGCAAAAGGCGCAACAGCGGTACAACAACTCTATGAAGGAAGCCTGAAATATCGTTTACTTCAGCAAACTACAGACAACCGCATTCCATTTGCGGTTACACTGTTTGGCAGCAATACCATTGCAGCCGTAGCTGCAAACAAGGATGACCCTGCCTCGCCTATCGCCTATGATGGCTTTAAAGACCGCCAGAATTGGGTGGCACAAATCATCCTGGCTAAGAAATTCAGTCCCAATCTGTCTTTTACGCTTACACCAAGTTATGTACACCGGAATTTTACCGCCTTCCGTGATCAGAATGATATGTTTGCGATTGGTGCTGGCGGAAGGTTGAAGTTCAGTCGCCGGATGGCCCTTGTGGTAGATTACTTTCTGCCATTCCGGAACAAGTCCGACAAAGCCTATCTCGAAAAGGTCAGTGCCACAAAATTTTACAACCCCTTGGGTGTAGGACTGGAAATGGAAACCGGAGGACACGTATTCCACCTGAACTTTACAAATGCAACAGGCATTCAGGAGATGCAGTATATTCCGCAAACCACCAGCTCTTGGCTAAAAGGCCAGTACCGCTGGGGATTCAGCATATCCAGAAGATTCTCATTTGCACATTAA
- a CDS encoding YceI family protein, which yields MKNTCLFIVFTLISFAVNAQQILISNNAKVSFFSSTVMEDIEGKSATGGSVIDTKSGNIIFKVKNTSFQFKKKLMQEHFNENYMESEKYPVSEFKGTIKEPINLAADGTYKVTIEGNLNIHGISKAYKTQADLVVSKGTLNASAVFKVKIADHNIEIPKLVFKNIAESVEVRIQATYLAKK from the coding sequence ATGAAAAACACCTGTCTTTTTATTGTATTTACCCTGATCAGTTTTGCCGTAAATGCACAGCAAATCCTGATCTCCAACAACGCCAAAGTATCTTTTTTTTCCAGCACGGTGATGGAAGATATTGAGGGAAAAAGTGCCACCGGAGGTTCCGTTATCGACACCAAATCGGGCAACATCATTTTCAAAGTAAAGAACACCTCCTTTCAGTTTAAAAAGAAACTGATGCAGGAACATTTCAATGAGAATTATATGGAGTCCGAAAAATATCCGGTATCAGAATTTAAGGGAACGATTAAAGAACCGATCAACCTGGCTGCTGATGGAACATACAAGGTAACCATAGAAGGTAACCTGAACATCCATGGGATCAGCAAGGCCTATAAAACCCAGGCTGATCTGGTAGTGAGTAAAGGCACCCTAAATGCCAGCGCGGTCTTCAAAGTGAAAATCGCTGATCATAACATTGAGATCCCAAAACTTGTATTTAAAAATATCGCTGAATCCGTTGAAGTCCGTATTCAGGCCACCTATTTAGCTAAAAAGTAA
- a CDS encoding c-type cytochrome, whose protein sequence is MQIKFKTAWRTQVPVYLALTLIYLLLFSCSKRQAAEMVPTPAPPEEPGTSVTYNNFAKALFQTKCAGCHSAGRGAAAVWTLNGLSSITSNKTRIQQAVLVNKSMPMGGTLSAAELKSLQEWFDNNMPE, encoded by the coding sequence ATGCAAATCAAATTCAAAACTGCCTGGCGAACGCAGGTTCCCGTTTATCTGGCCCTGACCTTAATCTACCTCTTATTGTTCAGCTGTTCTAAAAGACAAGCCGCCGAAATGGTTCCAACACCGGCTCCCCCTGAAGAGCCAGGGACATCAGTGACCTATAACAATTTCGCAAAGGCGCTTTTTCAAACCAAATGTGCCGGATGTCACAGTGCAGGAAGAGGTGCAGCAGCAGTCTGGACCTTAAACGGATTGAGTTCCATTACCAGCAATAAGACCAGGATCCAGCAAGCGGTATTGGTCAATAAGTCCATGCCTATGGGAGGAACGCTATCTGCCGCAGAGCTGAAGTCTTTACAAGAATGGTTCGATAATAACATGCCTGAATAA
- a CDS encoding RNA polymerase sigma factor: MQEIIKGCIRKDRSSQYLLYKEFYGYCMGICKRYAINDVDAAEVLNTAFLKVFNHIEKYDANKPFKAWMAKIMANTAIDHYRAKLKFSMHDDINEYGHIGQGAAVYDQLAYDDLLSLIQTLSPAYRIVFNLYAIDGYSHEEIAETLNISVGTSKSNLSRARQKLQEKLATYDQFSSRLKIAIANDKNINVNERRA, encoded by the coding sequence GTGCAGGAAATTATTAAGGGGTGTATTCGGAAAGACAGGTCCAGTCAGTATCTGCTCTATAAAGAATTCTATGGCTACTGCATGGGTATCTGTAAGCGCTACGCCATAAATGATGTGGATGCGGCGGAGGTACTGAATACGGCATTTCTGAAGGTATTTAACCACATTGAAAAGTACGATGCGAACAAACCTTTTAAAGCCTGGATGGCTAAGATTATGGCCAACACCGCAATTGACCATTATCGTGCAAAGCTGAAATTTTCAATGCATGATGACATTAACGAATACGGGCATATTGGTCAGGGGGCAGCTGTTTACGACCAGCTGGCTTATGATGACCTTTTAAGTCTGATCCAAACCCTGTCTCCTGCATACCGGATTGTATTTAACCTGTATGCGATTGATGGATATTCACACGAGGAGATTGCCGAAACTTTAAACATATCTGTAGGAACATCGAAATCAAATTTATCCAGGGCAAGGCAGAAACTACAGGAGAAACTGGCCACATACGATCAGTTCAGTTCCCGATTAAAAATCGCAATAGCGAACGATAAAAATATCAATGTAAATGAAAGACGAGCATAA
- a CDS encoding glycoside hydrolase family 2 protein — protein sequence MMKKLLLICLFQLILSSGVLGQEKSKPEIGEEEINLAGTWSFRLDSLNTGEQEKWYSRPGLFFDQKIKLPGTTDDAGLGTPLKLKPALTREVMLHLWRKHSYIGAAWYQKEVIIPASWNNKQVSLFLERVIWQTDVWVDGKKVNAQGESLSAAHHFDLSAFLKPGKHTITLRIDNSKKYDIGDGHAYSAETQIIWNGVIGKLKLISRPEAYLKNIQVFTEENLKRIKIVSEIENSLDKQLKSTLNLSAINGQTKFKKTNIPVLLKPGENTIVSYIEINAPIKKWDEFNPSLYHLSASVKYAGATHRKTTSFGFRTLSSHGTQLLINDRPLFLRGTLECNIFPLTGYPPMEEEGWKKIFEKAKAYGLNHLRFHSWCPPEAAFEAADKLGFYLQVELPAWSLKIGKNQLADDFFDRESGRMIRYYGNHPSFCFWSMGNEMQGDMKWLSDQVMKLKSSDKRRMYTTTSYTFEKGFGDWPVPADDYFITQRSKKGWVRGQGVFDVEMPSFNKDYAKSVDSLPVPIVTHEIGQYAVYPNLNEISKYTGVLSPANFIAVKADLEKKNMAALADDFTNASGKLAVLLYKEEIERALKTKGISGIQLLDLHDFPGQGTALVGILDAFWDSKGLIKEEDFRKFCAPVVPLIRFEKATYTNDEIFKAKIEVANFGSVPLKNTNVVWQVRGADEALVASGKISDVNINLGNSELEGEINASLTKVLSAQKLTVKVSIENTAYNNSWEIWVYPEKVDEVVADVVFTKDYEEALRALEEGKKVLLNPAKETIKGVEGKFVQVFWSPVHFPNQPGTMGLLMDPKHPVFEHFPTDSHTNWQWWDLCKKSTTLELDSIGLSPSSIVLRNIDNFFKNRNMASIVEAKVGNGKLLLCTMDIHADLSSRPVARQLKYSLLKYMRGDQFNPVTVWDSKDFKRMEKNSVQR from the coding sequence ATGATGAAGAAATTATTATTGATATGCCTTTTCCAACTTATCCTGAGTTCAGGGGTATTGGGACAAGAAAAAAGCAAACCTGAAATCGGAGAAGAGGAAATAAATCTGGCTGGAACATGGTCATTTCGCCTGGATTCTCTTAACACAGGGGAGCAGGAAAAATGGTATAGCAGGCCCGGCTTGTTTTTTGATCAGAAAATAAAATTGCCCGGCACTACCGATGATGCCGGTTTAGGGACGCCCTTAAAGTTGAAACCAGCACTAACGCGCGAGGTGATGTTGCATTTGTGGCGTAAGCATTCTTATATCGGAGCAGCCTGGTACCAGAAAGAGGTCATCATCCCAGCGTCCTGGAATAATAAACAAGTATCACTTTTCCTGGAAAGGGTGATCTGGCAAACCGACGTATGGGTTGACGGGAAAAAAGTAAATGCCCAGGGCGAAAGCCTCAGCGCAGCTCATCATTTTGATTTATCAGCTTTTTTAAAACCTGGAAAACACACGATTACGCTGAGGATCGATAACAGTAAAAAATATGATATCGGCGATGGACATGCCTATTCTGCTGAAACACAGATTATCTGGAATGGGGTAATTGGTAAATTAAAGCTGATTTCCAGACCAGAGGCTTATCTTAAAAATATACAGGTTTTTACAGAAGAAAATTTAAAGCGGATAAAAATTGTCAGCGAAATTGAGAATAGCCTGGATAAGCAACTGAAGTCAACGCTTAATTTATCCGCGATCAACGGACAGACAAAATTTAAGAAAACAAATATTCCGGTGTTGTTAAAACCTGGCGAAAATACCATTGTCAGTTATATCGAAATTAATGCCCCTATAAAAAAATGGGATGAGTTTAACCCTTCGTTATACCATCTGTCTGCATCGGTAAAATATGCAGGTGCAACACATCGCAAAACCACCAGCTTTGGGTTCAGAACTTTAAGTAGCCATGGTACGCAATTGCTGATTAACGATAGGCCGTTATTTTTAAGGGGAACCCTGGAATGCAATATTTTCCCTTTAACCGGGTATCCGCCAATGGAAGAAGAGGGATGGAAAAAGATTTTTGAAAAGGCAAAAGCTTATGGCTTAAATCACCTGCGTTTTCACAGCTGGTGCCCTCCGGAAGCAGCTTTTGAAGCTGCTGATAAACTAGGGTTTTACCTGCAGGTGGAATTACCGGCATGGTCCCTTAAAATAGGAAAAAACCAATTGGCTGATGATTTTTTTGATCGGGAGTCCGGCAGGATGATCCGGTATTATGGCAACCATCCCTCATTTTGTTTTTGGAGTATGGGTAATGAAATGCAAGGCGATATGAAATGGTTAAGTGATCAGGTGATGAAATTAAAATCATCGGATAAAAGGAGGATGTACACCACGACTTCCTATACTTTTGAGAAAGGTTTTGGCGACTGGCCGGTACCAGCTGATGATTATTTTATCACACAGCGATCAAAAAAAGGCTGGGTAAGGGGCCAGGGTGTTTTTGATGTTGAAATGCCTTCTTTTAATAAGGATTACGCCAAATCAGTTGACAGTTTACCTGTTCCAATCGTGACGCATGAAATCGGGCAGTATGCCGTATATCCCAATCTCAACGAAATTTCCAAATATACCGGCGTACTCAGTCCGGCAAATTTTATTGCTGTAAAAGCTGATCTTGAGAAAAAGAACATGGCTGCTCTTGCTGATGATTTTACAAATGCCAGTGGGAAGCTGGCGGTATTGCTGTACAAGGAGGAAATTGAAAGAGCATTGAAAACTAAAGGTATCAGTGGCATTCAGTTATTGGATTTACATGATTTTCCGGGACAGGGAACCGCGTTGGTGGGTATACTTGATGCATTTTGGGATAGTAAAGGTTTGATAAAGGAGGAAGATTTCAGGAAATTCTGTGCTCCGGTTGTGCCCCTGATCAGATTTGAAAAAGCAACTTATACCAATGATGAAATCTTTAAGGCCAAAATTGAAGTCGCCAATTTTGGTTCGGTTCCTTTAAAAAATACGAATGTAGTTTGGCAGGTCAGAGGAGCAGATGAGGCCCTGGTTGCATCGGGCAAAATAAGTGATGTTAATATCAATTTGGGTAATAGTGAGCTGGAAGGGGAGATTAATGCAAGCTTGACTAAAGTGTTGAGCGCCCAGAAATTAACGGTAAAAGTAAGTATTGAAAATACCGCCTATAACAACAGTTGGGAAATCTGGGTGTATCCTGAAAAAGTAGATGAAGTTGTTGCAGACGTCGTTTTTACAAAGGATTACGAGGAAGCACTCCGCGCTTTGGAAGAAGGAAAGAAGGTGCTGTTAAATCCGGCTAAAGAAACAATCAAAGGTGTTGAAGGAAAATTTGTACAGGTATTCTGGAGTCCTGTTCATTTCCCGAATCAACCAGGTACTATGGGATTATTGATGGATCCAAAACACCCTGTTTTTGAACATTTTCCTACTGATAGCCATACCAACTGGCAATGGTGGGACCTTTGCAAAAAATCAACTACGTTAGAGCTGGATAGTATCGGCTTGTCGCCCTCGTCTATTGTGTTAAGAAATATAGATAATTTCTTTAAAAACAGAAACATGGCCAGCATTGTCGAAGCAAAGGTTGGAAATGGAAAGTTATTGCTTTGTACCATGGATATTCATGCCGATCTCAGCAGCAGACCTGTGGCAAGGCAATTAAAATATAGCCTGCTGAAATACATGCGGGGTGATCAATTTAATCCTGTTACAGTCTGGGACAGCAAGGACTTCAAAAGAATGGAAAAGAATTCAGTGCAACGTTAA
- a CDS encoding histidine kinase dimerization/phosphoacceptor domain -containing protein, producing the protein MSLPIRCCLLYLILYLLPLSGVAQTNLRNSLPELRTLLSKQKDAANRSHYQIKLSRFYLYNKSGTKQNLDSAYFFALAATENSKNGHGSEGSKESRTVLSEVLLRKGATKAALAQTSGMDGLTIARMLINAGSYFVYKRGEHKGDLDTAFRFLQQAKKIAGSKNALKLVHEAELYLCDLYREGGQREKSDQHFAQLLKDCEATGDDELAAATASRIGDHLPFSSEKIRFYERALMYYKKIGQTEQEIGMEKGIADVNLNLGKLKLAEQQLLSVLKRYQKLGYKNLQFTYDLLSAINQFSGSQKAALSYAISAIEFMELTESDASAGYFYSNLARIYGDLGDTQRSISYFLKAVEWTDPRESDAKLTAVKNLADQLIIQGKIHEVFKVLDSNIPKVEPSELGRMIIAGIRGKCYEALKNNPLAETHFLEMIRWEKKIPGHFFHKAEGFYSIGSFYMHTKSFANARTYFNKIALLPAGTYPLSKIKNVYLSLYQLDSATNRLDSAIVHYKLYKLISDSLLNASANRTISEMALRYQSKQQEKDNQLLRKESILQLGKLQKADLTNKITFAGIAALLLIIGLVYRNYHHRKKANQQLLAQQQIITHKNHSLELLLESQEKLLNEKEWLIKEIHHRIKNNLQVVASLLNSQLNYLDNEEARLAIKDSQNRIQSISLIHQKLFQSEDLNIVDIHAYIHDLVKFLCDTFHVGQRINFLIEVPKISFDITQATPLGLIVNEAITNIIKYAFPNNSPGETHISLSKNPNERYTFRISDNGIGLPQDLDQSKTMGMTLIRGLAEQLGGTAEIVSDKGLSISIEFDLVPTEK; encoded by the coding sequence ATGAGTTTACCGATTAGGTGTTGTCTTCTTTACCTTATTTTATATTTACTACCCTTGTCGGGAGTTGCCCAGACCAATCTGCGGAATAGCCTCCCCGAGCTCAGGACCTTGTTGTCCAAACAGAAGGATGCAGCAAACAGAAGCCATTATCAGATCAAACTAAGCAGGTTCTACCTTTATAACAAGTCAGGTACCAAACAAAACCTGGACAGCGCCTACTTCTTCGCATTGGCTGCAACAGAAAACAGTAAAAATGGCCACGGTTCTGAAGGCAGCAAAGAAAGCCGAACCGTACTTTCAGAAGTATTGCTCAGAAAAGGCGCCACTAAAGCTGCCCTGGCCCAGACCTCAGGAATGGACGGGCTAACCATAGCCAGAATGCTGATCAATGCCGGTAGCTATTTTGTCTATAAAAGAGGGGAACATAAGGGCGACCTCGATACGGCATTCCGCTTTCTCCAACAGGCAAAAAAAATAGCCGGATCAAAGAATGCACTTAAACTGGTACATGAGGCCGAACTTTACCTTTGCGACCTTTACCGGGAAGGCGGTCAGCGGGAAAAGTCAGACCAGCATTTTGCCCAGCTTCTAAAGGATTGTGAAGCTACCGGAGATGACGAGCTCGCTGCAGCCACAGCCTCCAGAATCGGCGATCACCTTCCTTTTTCCAGCGAGAAAATCAGGTTCTACGAGCGCGCACTGATGTATTATAAAAAGATTGGTCAGACGGAGCAGGAAATCGGAATGGAAAAAGGAATCGCAGATGTAAACCTAAACCTCGGAAAGCTTAAACTTGCAGAACAGCAACTGCTTTCTGTGCTAAAAAGATACCAGAAGCTGGGTTATAAAAACCTGCAATTTACCTACGACCTCCTCTCGGCAATTAACCAGTTCAGCGGGAGCCAGAAAGCCGCCCTATCCTATGCAATCTCTGCAATAGAGTTCATGGAGCTGACAGAAAGCGATGCTTCCGCAGGCTACTTTTACAGCAATCTGGCCAGGATATATGGAGACCTGGGAGACACCCAGCGAAGTATCAGTTACTTCCTAAAAGCGGTGGAATGGACAGATCCGAGAGAAAGTGACGCAAAACTTACTGCAGTCAAAAACCTTGCAGATCAGCTGATTATCCAGGGCAAAATACACGAAGTATTCAAGGTACTGGATTCCAACATCCCAAAGGTAGAACCAAGTGAACTGGGGAGGATGATCATTGCCGGTATCCGGGGAAAATGCTACGAAGCCCTGAAAAACAACCCGCTTGCAGAAACACATTTCCTCGAAATGATCCGTTGGGAAAAGAAAATACCCGGGCATTTCTTTCACAAAGCAGAAGGCTTTTATAGCATTGGCTCATTTTACATGCACACGAAATCCTTCGCCAATGCCAGGACCTATTTTAACAAGATTGCCCTGCTGCCAGCCGGTACCTACCCCCTTTCTAAAATCAAAAATGTATATCTTTCTTTGTACCAGCTGGATTCTGCCACAAATAGACTGGACTCGGCAATTGTACATTATAAACTTTACAAGTTAATCTCAGATTCCCTGTTAAATGCCTCGGCAAACCGGACCATCTCCGAAATGGCCCTTCGATACCAGTCCAAACAACAGGAAAAAGACAACCAGTTGCTACGCAAGGAAAGTATCCTTCAGCTGGGTAAATTGCAGAAAGCAGACCTGACCAATAAAATCACTTTTGCCGGAATAGCAGCCCTACTGCTCATTATCGGCCTGGTCTACCGCAACTACCATCACCGAAAAAAAGCCAACCAGCAACTTTTAGCGCAGCAGCAGATCATCACCCATAAGAACCATTCACTGGAGCTGTTGCTGGAGAGCCAGGAAAAACTGCTGAACGAAAAGGAATGGCTGATTAAAGAAATCCATCACCGGATCAAGAACAACCTTCAGGTGGTAGCCAGTTTATTGAATTCACAGCTGAACTATCTGGATAATGAAGAAGCAAGATTGGCCATCAAGGATAGTCAGAACAGAATCCAGTCTATCTCGCTGATCCATCAGAAGCTTTTTCAATCGGAAGACCTGAATATAGTAGACATTCACGCCTATATACACGACCTGGTGAAGTTCCTCTGCGATACCTTTCATGTTGGCCAAAGAATTAATTTCCTCATTGAGGTTCCGAAAATATCTTTCGACATTACCCAGGCAACACCACTGGGGCTCATCGTAAATGAAGCCATTACCAATATCATTAAATATGCATTTCCGAACAACAGCCCGGGAGAAACCCATATCAGCCTTAGCAAAAACCCAAATGAAAGATATACTTTTCGCATCAGTGACAATGGCATTGGCCTTCCGCAAGACCTTGATCAAAGCAAGACTATGGGAATGACCCTGATCAGGGGACTTGCCGAACAACTTGGTGGAACAGCAGAAATCGTATCAGACAAAGGGCTCTCCATCAGCATTGAGTTTGACCTGGTTCCAACAGAAAAGTAG
- a CDS encoding sigma 54-interacting response regulator, producing the protein MKDKILIVEDEFIVANDLSLMLKKAGYDSCGIAPSVARALELIAEQQPDWVLIDIFLQGERTGIDLGIQLSNMDIPFIYISANTNQTILQAAKATLPYGFLVKPFREKDLLVMLDIAQYRHGQNIKYNLQHQMGLVQQLAAISTKKEASAEKVKQIAQLLQPVLPFDQLFLTRINPRSPARDCSVIKSPSGNYQLETTESMLKLLSVSSRDYKLWDPLGLKLDKQLHCAYEFRKLRMEDRWTQVISDQFGLESAIMTSITDPKGDLYRVAFFSKEKELYNSIHVDLANQIMTAFSAMIDEVFFSKPVAEIKEVKLNQVPASHFYRIIGNSPLLNSVFDKVKIVAADDTSVLILGESGTGKERIAQILHELSPRKSKKMVTVNCAALPLTLIESTLFGHEKGAFTGASDRRIGKFEQADGSTIFLDEIGELPLEAQVKLLRVLQEKEIERLGANQTKKINVRIITATNRNLEKEVAEGRFRLDLYYRLNVFPIELPSLRQRKEDIEALAYHFIEKYSNKSERAVKSISAAALQQLMAYDWPGNIRELEHLIERAVLLSSGTEITDTGLASGKQTGHPANGTLYPDGNQTSIGNQSASVNQPAAGKTKTLEEVEKAYILEILHLCKGKISGPGGAAELLNIPSTTLNSKIKKLGITYEFTD; encoded by the coding sequence ATGAAAGATAAGATTTTGATCGTTGAGGATGAGTTTATTGTCGCCAATGACCTCAGCCTGATGCTGAAAAAAGCAGGGTACGACAGCTGTGGCATTGCGCCTTCGGTAGCAAGGGCATTGGAACTCATCGCCGAACAGCAACCCGACTGGGTACTTATTGATATTTTCCTGCAGGGAGAGCGTACCGGAATAGACCTGGGGATTCAACTCTCTAACATGGACATTCCTTTCATTTACATTTCTGCCAATACAAATCAGACCATCCTTCAGGCCGCGAAAGCAACACTACCATACGGATTTCTGGTTAAACCATTCCGGGAAAAGGACCTGTTGGTGATGCTGGACATTGCTCAATACCGGCATGGACAAAACATTAAATATAACCTTCAGCATCAGATGGGGCTGGTGCAGCAACTAGCGGCCATCAGTACAAAAAAGGAAGCCAGTGCAGAAAAGGTCAAGCAAATTGCCCAATTGCTGCAACCAGTCTTACCTTTCGACCAGCTGTTTCTGACCAGGATAAATCCCCGCAGTCCGGCCCGCGACTGCAGTGTCATCAAATCGCCCTCCGGAAACTATCAGCTGGAAACTACAGAATCGATGCTCAAACTGCTTTCTGTATCCAGCCGCGATTACAAACTCTGGGACCCGCTGGGCTTAAAGCTCGACAAGCAATTGCACTGCGCTTACGAATTCAGAAAACTGCGCATGGAAGACCGCTGGACGCAAGTCATCTCTGATCAATTCGGATTGGAGTCTGCCATCATGACCAGCATTACAGATCCTAAAGGCGACCTTTACCGGGTGGCATTCTTCAGCAAAGAAAAAGAACTTTACAACAGCATCCATGTAGACCTGGCCAATCAGATCATGACCGCATTCAGTGCAATGATTGATGAAGTATTCTTCAGTAAACCTGTTGCCGAAATTAAAGAAGTTAAACTGAATCAGGTGCCTGCCTCCCATTTCTATAGGATCATTGGTAATAGTCCGCTGTTAAATTCCGTATTTGATAAAGTGAAAATTGTTGCCGCTGATGACACCTCTGTACTCATTCTTGGCGAAAGCGGAACGGGTAAAGAACGGATCGCGCAGATCTTACACGAACTTTCACCAAGAAAGTCGAAAAAGATGGTTACCGTGAATTGTGCAGCATTACCGCTCACTTTGATCGAATCCACACTTTTTGGTCATGAAAAAGGTGCTTTTACCGGTGCCAGCGACCGAAGGATAGGAAAATTTGAACAGGCCGATGGGAGCACCATCTTTTTGGATGAGATCGGAGAACTGCCACTGGAAGCCCAGGTTAAGCTCCTTCGGGTACTTCAGGAAAAAGAAATCGAACGCCTGGGGGCAAATCAAACAAAAAAAATAAACGTACGGATCATTACCGCAACTAACCGCAACCTGGAAAAAGAAGTGGCAGAAGGAAGGTTCCGGCTTGATTTATACTACCGCCTCAACGTATTCCCGATCGAACTTCCCTCCCTGCGTCAGCGGAAAGAGGATATTGAGGCCCTCGCCTATCATTTCATTGAAAAATATAGCAACAAATCTGAAAGAGCGGTCAAATCCATTTCGGCAGCTGCGCTTCAGCAGTTAATGGCCTACGACTGGCCGGGCAATATCCGCGAACTGGAACACCTGATTGAACGGGCAGTGCTGCTAAGTTCGGGAACTGAGATTACCGATACCGGACTTGCTTCCGGAAAACAAACCGGTCATCCGGCCAACGGCACCCTATACCCCGACGGGAACCAAACCTCTATCGGAAATCAGTCAGCAAGTGTAAATCAACCTGCAGCGGGAAAAACCAAAACCCTCGAAGAAGTGGAAAAAGCTTATATACTGGAAATCCTTCATTTATGTAAAGGTAAAATCTCCGGTCCGGGGGGAGCCGCAGAACTGCTGAATATCCCCTCCACCACGCTAAATTCTAAAATCAAAAAACTGGGAATTACGTATGAGTTTACCGATTAG
- a CDS encoding sigma-54 interaction domain-containing protein → MKYGEREMLIQLREELKTAKEIIARQQLEIIGYQQQLEAEELPSATEAYLNYHDDIVGNSPLIRQVLNSIAQVAASNSTVLILGETGTGKELVARAIHHASSRKVKPMVKLNCASIPSNLAESELFGHEKGSFTGALERRIGKFELADHSTLFLDEIAELPLELQGKLLRALQEKEIERLGGQQVIHTDARIIAATNLDLLKEVQEGRFRSDLFYRLNVFPIQLPPLRERKEDIEQLSYHFLRKLAMKTGAKPKQLSKNALKVLMAYDWPGNIRELEHLMERSMLLTKTALIKDIPLPDPAGKASDADQVSNIKTIAENERSHILSVLKRCGGKISGPAGAAKILGVPATTLNSKLKKLNISRKHMLR, encoded by the coding sequence ATGAAATACGGGGAACGAGAGATGCTCATTCAACTTCGCGAAGAGCTTAAGACAGCAAAGGAAATCATTGCAAGACAGCAGCTGGAAATCATTGGGTATCAGCAACAACTGGAAGCAGAAGAATTGCCGTCGGCCACTGAGGCATACCTCAACTATCATGATGATATTGTGGGCAATAGTCCATTGATCCGGCAGGTGCTGAACTCAATAGCGCAGGTAGCGGCTTCCAACAGTACCGTGCTGATCCTAGGCGAAACGGGTACAGGGAAAGAGCTGGTCGCAAGAGCGATCCACCATGCCTCTTCCAGAAAGGTTAAACCGATGGTCAAACTCAATTGTGCTTCTATTCCATCTAACCTGGCCGAGAGTGAACTTTTCGGACACGAAAAAGGAAGTTTTACCGGTGCCCTGGAACGCAGAATAGGGAAATTCGAACTGGCAGATCACAGCACCTTATTTCTGGATGAGATTGCCGAACTCCCGCTGGAGCTTCAGGGAAAACTACTGCGGGCATTGCAGGAAAAAGAAATCGAGCGCCTGGGAGGACAACAGGTAATCCATACCGATGCAAGAATCATCGCTGCAACCAATCTTGACCTGCTGAAAGAAGTACAGGAAGGAAGGTTTAGGAGTGATCTTTTTTACCGGCTCAATGTGTTTCCAATCCAGCTGCCTCCGTTAAGAGAAAGAAAAGAGGACATTGAACAGCTATCTTATCATTTTCTCCGCAAACTGGCCATGAAAACCGGAGCCAAGCCCAAACAATTATCTAAAAATGCGCTTAAAGTGCTGATGGCGTACGACTGGCCCGGAAACATCAGAGAGCTGGAACACCTGATGGAAAGAAGCATGCTCCTGACAAAAACAGCCCTCATCAAAGACATCCCCCTTCCGGATCCGGCAGGAAAAGCCTCTGATGCTGATCAGGTTTCGAACATCAAAACCATTGCTGAAAATGAACGTAGCCATATCCTTTCTGTATTAAAACGTTGTGGCGGTAAAATATCCGGCCCTGCAGGCGCCGCAAAAATACTGGGCGTACCGGCAACCACCTTAAACTCAAAACTTAAGAAACTGAATATTTCGAGAAAACACATGCTACGTTAG